A genomic stretch from Garciella nitratireducens DSM 15102 includes:
- a CDS encoding ABC transporter permease — translation MNFQLVLEHLYLVLVSSIFATIIGLILGVIVYFFKSIRPAILKIIDIIQTIPALAILGLLMIIFGGTSTTVIIGLVLYSLLPIVNNTYVGLKSIDSGIKEAAIGMGMTKMQKLFQVELPLAFPMVFTGIRIAIVNSIGTAVFGSFVGGGGLGAIINRAILIQDMSTLILATLSLMIMAIIFDYGMGAIEKKLKIHF, via the coding sequence ATGAATTTTCAATTAGTATTAGAGCATTTATATTTGGTATTGGTATCTAGTATTTTTGCTACTATTATAGGATTGATACTGGGAGTGATTGTTTATTTCTTTAAATCTATACGTCCTGCGATTCTTAAAATTATAGATATTATACAAACTATTCCTGCTTTAGCTATATTAGGATTGCTTATGATTATTTTTGGGGGGACTAGCACTACTGTAATCATAGGATTAGTGTTATATTCTTTATTACCAATTGTAAATAATACTTATGTTGGTTTGAAAAGCATAGATTCTGGAATTAAAGAAGCAGCAATAGGAATGGGTATGACTAAAATGCAAAAACTTTTTCAAGTAGAGTTGCCTTTGGCTTTTCCTATGGTCTTCACTGGAATTAGAATTGCTATAGTAAATTCTATTGGTACAGCTGTTTTTGGATCTTTTGTAGGAGGAGGAGGGCTTGGTGCTATTATTAATAGAGCTATTTTAATTCAAGATATGTCTACTCTTATATTGGCAACGCTATCTCTTATGATAATGGCAATAATTTTTGATTATGGAATGGGAGCTATAGAAAAGAAATTGAAAATTCATTTTTAA
- a CDS encoding nucleoside kinase: MHQSKQILITFEDGTKEECPIGISLLELSLRKQPQYETPIVAAKVNQELEELNYKIEKNAHIEWLDLFTLDGLRIYQRSLVFVLIKAAKDLFPKRQLYVEHSLGEGIYCELHGESPLNKEEVYQIKKRMKEIIQLNLPINKKRISKKKAEEIFKFNEEYKKINLLKYRQEEYVNMYTLDGYSNYFFGYMVPNTGYLKEFDLKFYLPGMVLLKPTIDSPIKFANFIEQRKLFSVFRRSEQWARILGVSDIASLNKSIEEGKIAELMRVAEAEHEKRISEIADEIYKNKDHSRIILIAGPSSSGKTTFSKRLSTHLRVNGLNPVAISLDDYFVDRELTPRDENGEYDFENIEAIDLELFNHHLIKLIQGKEVSVPTYNFITGKREYRGNILKISESNPIIIEGIHGLNDKLTADIPKENKYKIYISALTQLNIDQHNRIPTTDTRLIRRMVRDSKFRSHDAISTLKLWSKVRRGEEQYIFPYQEEADIMFNSALFYELGVLKKYVEPLLKSIPKDNEYYSEAKRLLKFLNYFIPIKEESSILQNSILREFIGGNVYYL, translated from the coding sequence ATGCATCAGAGCAAGCAGATCTTGATTACTTTTGAAGATGGCACAAAGGAAGAATGTCCAATAGGAATTTCTTTATTAGAATTGAGTCTTCGAAAACAACCTCAATATGAGACACCTATTGTAGCAGCCAAAGTAAATCAAGAATTAGAGGAGTTAAATTATAAAATTGAAAAAAATGCACATATAGAATGGTTAGACCTTTTTACATTGGATGGATTAAGGATTTATCAACGAAGTCTTGTTTTTGTTTTGATTAAAGCAGCAAAAGATTTATTTCCTAAAAGACAACTTTATGTGGAACATTCTTTAGGAGAAGGTATTTATTGTGAATTACATGGAGAGAGTCCTCTTAATAAAGAAGAAGTTTATCAAATAAAAAAAAGAATGAAGGAAATTATTCAATTAAATTTACCGATTAATAAGAAGAGAATTTCTAAAAAAAAGGCTGAAGAAATCTTTAAATTTAATGAAGAGTATAAAAAAATAAATTTACTAAAGTATCGTCAAGAAGAATATGTCAATATGTATACTTTAGATGGTTATAGCAATTATTTTTTTGGTTATATGGTTCCCAATACAGGATATTTAAAAGAATTTGATTTGAAATTTTATCTTCCAGGAATGGTTTTGCTAAAACCAACCATAGATTCTCCAATAAAGTTTGCAAATTTTATAGAACAAAGGAAACTTTTTTCTGTTTTTAGAAGATCTGAACAGTGGGCTCGTATTTTAGGAGTATCGGATATTGCTTCTCTTAATAAAAGCATAGAAGAAGGGAAAATTGCTGAATTAATGAGAGTAGCAGAGGCAGAGCATGAAAAAAGGATTAGTGAGATTGCAGATGAAATTTATAAAAATAAAGATCATAGTAGAATTATATTGATTGCTGGCCCCTCTTCTTCTGGGAAAACTACTTTTTCAAAAAGACTCTCTACTCATTTAAGAGTAAATGGATTGAACCCTGTAGCAATTTCTTTGGATGACTATTTTGTGGATCGTGAATTGACTCCAAGGGATGAAAATGGAGAGTATGATTTTGAAAATATAGAAGCTATTGATTTAGAATTGTTTAATCATCATTTAATAAAATTAATTCAAGGGAAAGAAGTAAGTGTTCCAACATATAATTTTATTACTGGAAAACGAGAATATAGAGGAAACATTTTGAAAATTTCAGAAAGTAATCCTATTATTATTGAAGGAATTCATGGCTTAAATGATAAACTTACAGCAGATATTCCTAAAGAAAATAAATATAAGATTTATATTAGTGCTCTAACGCAATTGAATATAGATCAACATAATAGAATTCCTACAACAGATACTCGTTTGATTAGGAGAATGGTAAGAGATAGTAAATTCAGAAGTCATGATGCGATTAGTACTTTAAAATTATGGTCTAAAGTTAGACGAGGAGAAGAACAATATATTTTTCCTTATCAAGAAGAAGCGGATATTATGTTTAACTCGGCATTATTTTATGAATTAGGAGTGCTCAAAAAATATGTAGAACCATTATTAAAAAGTATACCTAAAGATAATGAGTATTATAGTGAGGCTAAGAGATTATTAAAATTTTTAAATTATTTTATTCCTATTAAAGAGGAAAGTTCTATTTTGCAAAATTCTATTTTAAGAGAATTTATAGGAGGAAATGTGTATTATTTATAA
- a CDS encoding Holliday junction resolvase RecU, whose protein sequence is MAYWNSRGLRGNNLEELINLTNETYLKNNLAVIQKIPTSIKPVEFDKSKGVIKLAYFEQKSTVDYMGNVQGIPICFDAKETTKKNLPISNIHAHQIEFMENFTKQKGVAFIIVYFHMIEECYLIPFEDLKFFWQRAKKGGKKSISYKECNSNFRIFNHKGIFIHYLETLNKYLMYQQKKKGENLG, encoded by the coding sequence ATGGCTTATTGGAATAGCAGAGGATTAAGGGGAAATAACTTAGAGGAACTTATTAATTTAACTAATGAAACTTATCTAAAAAATAATTTAGCAGTGATTCAAAAGATTCCTACTTCGATAAAACCAGTAGAGTTTGATAAATCTAAAGGTGTTATTAAATTAGCTTATTTTGAACAAAAAAGTACAGTGGATTATATGGGAAATGTACAGGGGATTCCTATATGTTTTGATGCAAAAGAGACGACTAAAAAAAATTTGCCTATTTCTAATATTCATGCTCATCAAATTGAATTTATGGAAAATTTTACAAAGCAAAAAGGAGTTGCTTTTATCATCGTATATTTTCATATGATAGAAGAATGTTATTTGATTCCCTTTGAAGATTTAAAGTTTTTTTGGCAGAGAGCAAAAAAAGGAGGCAAAAAATCAATTTCCTATAAGGAATGTAATTCAAATTTTAGAATTTTTAATCATAAAGGAATTTTTATTCATTATTTGGAAACTTTAAACAAATATTTAATGTATCAGCAGAAAAAGAAAGGGGAAAATTTAGGTTGA
- a CDS encoding DUF378 domain-containing protein codes for MRIAALVLMVIGSINWGLVGLFKFNLVDAIFGEMSLLSRIIYIIVGIAGLYGLTMFGEKEIEK; via the coding sequence ATGAGAATTGCTGCTTTAGTTTTAATGGTCATTGGGTCCATTAATTGGGGGTTAGTTGGCTTATTTAAATTTAATTTAGTGGATGCTATTTTTGGAGAAATGAGTTTATTGAGCAGAATTATATATATAATAGTAGGAATCGCCGGATTATATGGCCTTACCATGTTTGGAGAAAAAGAAATTGAAAAATAA
- the rnhA gene encoding ribonuclease HI, with protein MKKIIMYTDGGCRDNGNDINLGAIGIVLIYPEKKYKKEYKKGFKNTTNNKMELLAVITGLKMLKEPCEITIYSDSAYVVNAFQQKWIDSWRKKGWKRGKDKELKNKKLWMELYQLTQIHQVEFRKVKGHAQDEYNNRCDELVNLAMDEMNKRE; from the coding sequence TTGAAAAAAATAATCATGTATACTGATGGAGGGTGTCGAGATAATGGAAATGATATAAATTTAGGAGCAATTGGAATTGTTCTAATTTATCCAGAAAAAAAATATAAAAAAGAATATAAAAAAGGGTTTAAAAATACTACTAATAATAAAATGGAACTTTTAGCAGTTATTACAGGACTAAAAATGTTAAAGGAGCCATGTGAAATAACTATTTATAGTGATTCAGCTTATGTAGTAAATGCTTTTCAACAAAAATGGATCGATTCCTGGAGAAAAAAGGGTTGGAAAAGAGGGAAAGATAAAGAATTAAAAAATAAGAAACTTTGGATGGAATTATATCAATTAACTCAGATACATCAAGTAGAATTTAGAAAAGTAAAAGGGCATGCACAAGATGAATATAATAATCGTTGTGATGAATTGGTAAACTTGGCAATGGATGAAATGAATAAGAGAGAGTAA
- a CDS encoding Na+/H+ antiporter NhaC family protein, whose protein sequence is MKKKGIVLFLVFIFLSNNIVFAAEMGQTSGLGWISLLPPIISIILAFITKNVVFSLFLGIFSGTFILQIQDGNAFIAFFKAFLDIVDYILSSLSDSWNAGIILQVLTIGGLIGLISKMGGAKAVAETLSRKAKGPVSAQVITWILGIFVFFDDYANSLIVGPIMRPVTDKMKVSREKLSFIVDATAAPISGVALVSTWVGYEIGLIKDAYGSIGQSVNAYAIFLDSIPYRFYNILMLLFVVCTAFFLREFGPMYKAELRARKYNKIIADGANPMVADDIENLEPIEGKKLNIWNALIPIGALIISAFLGFYFNGSEIIMGGENIDLIELLERDPLSFTAVREAFGASDASVVLFQSALISSIIALVMGVVQRIFTISEGIDIWVQGMKSLVITGVILLLAWSLSNVIGELGTAEFLVSLLSNTMPAFLLPSIIFILGAIISFATGTSYGTMGILMPLAIPLAAALSSDTDFIVMSAGAVLTGAIFGDHCSPISDTSILSSMGAASDHVDHVKTQLPYAIMVAIISIIFGYIPVGLGFPIWFILPLSVIITILVVRFIGKPVKINE, encoded by the coding sequence ATGAAGAAAAAAGGAATTGTTTTATTTTTAGTATTTATATTTTTATCAAATAATATCGTTTTTGCTGCAGAAATGGGACAAACTTCTGGATTGGGTTGGATTTCATTACTTCCCCCAATAATTTCTATTATATTAGCATTTATTACTAAGAATGTTGTATTTTCTTTGTTTTTAGGAATTTTTTCTGGTACTTTTATATTACAAATACAAGATGGCAATGCTTTTATAGCGTTTTTCAAAGCTTTTTTAGATATTGTTGATTATATTTTAAGTTCTTTATCAGATTCTTGGAATGCAGGGATTATTCTTCAAGTACTGACCATTGGTGGACTTATTGGATTAATTTCTAAAATGGGAGGTGCAAAAGCTGTTGCAGAAACGTTATCAAGAAAAGCAAAAGGACCAGTTAGTGCGCAAGTCATTACTTGGATTTTAGGGATTTTTGTCTTTTTTGATGATTATGCTAATTCATTAATTGTAGGACCTATTATGAGACCGGTAACTGATAAAATGAAAGTTTCTAGAGAGAAATTATCTTTTATTGTAGATGCTACTGCGGCTCCAATTTCTGGAGTAGCATTGGTATCTACTTGGGTTGGATATGAGATTGGATTAATTAAAGATGCTTATGGATCTATAGGACAATCTGTAAATGCTTATGCAATTTTTTTGGATAGTATACCCTATCGTTTTTATAATATTTTAATGCTTTTATTTGTAGTGTGTACGGCTTTTTTTCTTAGAGAATTTGGCCCAATGTATAAAGCAGAGCTAAGAGCGAGAAAATATAATAAAATAATTGCAGATGGAGCTAATCCAATGGTAGCAGATGATATTGAAAATTTAGAACCTATTGAAGGGAAAAAATTAAATATATGGAATGCACTTATTCCTATTGGTGCTTTGATTATTTCTGCGTTTTTAGGTTTCTATTTTAATGGTTCTGAAATAATTATGGGTGGAGAAAATATAGATTTAATAGAACTGCTTGAAAGAGACCCATTGTCATTTACAGCGGTAAGAGAAGCTTTTGGAGCTTCTGATGCTAGTGTGGTTTTATTTCAATCAGCTTTAATTTCTAGTATTATTGCTTTGGTTATGGGAGTAGTACAAAGAATCTTTACCATAAGTGAAGGAATTGATATATGGGTTCAAGGAATGAAGTCATTAGTAATTACAGGAGTGATTTTATTATTGGCATGGTCATTGAGCAATGTAATAGGAGAATTAGGTACCGCAGAATTTTTGGTATCTTTATTATCTAATACTATGCCAGCATTTTTGTTGCCTAGCATTATATTTATTTTAGGAGCAATTATTTCTTTTGCAACAGGAACGTCTTATGGGACAATGGGAATTCTTATGCCCTTAGCAATTCCTTTAGCTGCAGCATTATCGTCTGATACTGATTTTATTGTAATGTCTGCTGGAGCAGTACTGACAGGAGCAATTTTTGGAGATCATTGTTCTCCTATCTCTGATACTAGTATTTTATCTTCTATGGGAGCTGCATCAGATCATGTGGATCATGTGAAGACACAATTGCCGTATGCGATTATGGTGGCTATTATTTCCATTATTTTTGGATATATTCCTGTAGGGTTAGGATTTCCAATATGGTTTATACTTCCTTTATCTGTAATCATTACTATTCTAGTAGTACGTTTTATAGGAAAACCAGTAAAGATAAATGAATAA
- a CDS encoding TIGR01212 family radical SAM protein (This family includes YhcC from E. coli K-12, an uncharacterized radical SAM protein.), producing MQEKKICYKVYSQYLKEKYGEKVYKIPINLPVTCPNRDGTIGYGGCSYCGEKGAGFENLSNCLSVEEQMRTNISYIQKRYKAKKFIAYFQNFTNTYMSFSTFKKNMREACIDNVVELSISTRPDCIREEYLSYLKELSYQKHINITIELGLQTVNYRTLEKIHRGHTLAEFIDAVLRIQKYGFQICVHLILNLPWDEKIDVVENAKILSALSIDFVKLHSLYIEKNTMLGKQYKKGEISLITKEEYVERVILFLEYLSPNIVIQRLIGRAPKEDTLFVNWNTSWWKIRDEIEGQMKKRNSFQGRKYNYLHGSALKKLL from the coding sequence ATGCAAGAAAAAAAGATATGTTATAAAGTATATTCCCAATATTTAAAAGAAAAATATGGAGAAAAAGTTTATAAAATCCCCATTAATTTACCAGTAACTTGTCCAAATCGAGATGGTACGATAGGATATGGTGGATGCAGTTATTGTGGGGAAAAAGGTGCAGGATTTGAGAATTTATCTAATTGTTTAAGTGTAGAAGAACAAATGAGGACGAATATATCCTATATACAAAAGAGATATAAGGCTAAAAAATTTATTGCTTATTTTCAAAATTTTACCAATACTTATATGTCTTTTTCTACTTTTAAGAAAAATATGAGAGAAGCATGTATAGATAATGTAGTGGAATTGTCTATTTCTACACGGCCAGATTGCATTCGAGAAGAATATCTTTCTTATTTAAAAGAACTATCTTACCAAAAACATATAAATATTACGATAGAGTTGGGACTACAAACAGTGAATTATCGAACATTAGAAAAAATACATCGAGGGCATACTTTGGCAGAATTTATTGATGCAGTATTGAGAATTCAAAAATATGGATTTCAAATATGTGTGCATTTGATATTAAATCTTCCTTGGGATGAGAAAATAGATGTAGTAGAAAATGCAAAAATTCTTTCTGCTTTATCTATTGATTTTGTCAAATTGCATTCTCTTTATATAGAAAAAAATACAATGCTGGGAAAGCAATATAAAAAAGGAGAAATTTCATTAATTACTAAAGAGGAATATGTAGAAAGAGTAATTTTATTTTTAGAATATTTATCACCTAATATTGTAATTCAAAGGCTTATTGGAAGAGCTCCAAAGGAGGATACTTTATTTGTAAATTGGAATACTAGTTGGTGGAAAATTAGAGATGAAATTGAAGGACAAATGAAGAAAAGAAATAGTTTTCAAGGTAGAAAATATAATTATTTACATGGCTCGGCTTTGAAAAAATTATTATAA
- a CDS encoding GTP pyrophosphokinase, translated as MEVKDWKNFFIPYEQAVDELVLKFETLKKQFWALEEYSPIEYVQGRVKTISSILEKIKKNNIALEEIEEKIEDIAGIRIICQFVDDIHKVVELIRKRNGKDLIILQEKDYIKNKKESGYRSYHMIIRYPIQYALGTKEVIAEIQIRTMAMNFWATIEHSLNYKYKYDIPVDIHRRLKNSAEASYLLDQEMYEIREEIRDAQKLFHIRSDTISQILHDIQYLYEIGEEVLSKEYQKLFVELWEKGDLSMLLSLQVDLKRVVDKYRK; from the coding sequence TTGGAAGTTAAAGACTGGAAAAATTTTTTTATTCCTTATGAACAAGCAGTGGATGAATTAGTTCTAAAGTTTGAAACTCTAAAAAAGCAATTTTGGGCTTTAGAAGAATATTCCCCTATTGAATATGTACAAGGGCGAGTAAAAACTATTTCAAGTATTTTAGAAAAAATAAAAAAAAATAATATAGCTTTGGAAGAAATCGAAGAAAAAATTGAAGATATCGCAGGGATTCGTATTATATGTCAGTTTGTAGATGATATTCATAAAGTTGTTGAATTAATAAGAAAGAGAAATGGGAAAGATCTGATTATTTTACAAGAAAAAGATTATATAAAAAATAAAAAAGAAAGTGGATATAGAAGTTATCATATGATTATACGATATCCTATACAATATGCTTTAGGGACAAAAGAAGTGATTGCTGAGATTCAGATTCGAACCATGGCCATGAATTTTTGGGCTACCATAGAACATTCTTTAAATTATAAATATAAATATGACATACCAGTAGATATACATAGAAGATTAAAAAATTCTGCTGAGGCATCTTATCTTTTGGATCAAGAAATGTATGAAATAAGAGAAGAAATTAGAGATGCTCAAAAGTTGTTTCATATTCGTTCTGATACTATTTCTCAGATTTTGCATGATATTCAATATTTATATGAAATAGGGGAAGAGGTGCTTTCTAAAGAATATCAGAAGCTTTTTGTAGAATTATGGGAAAAGGGAGATTTATCTATGCTTTTAAGTTTACAAGTAGATTTAAAGCGTGTAGTGGATAAATATAGAAAATAA
- a CDS encoding ATP-binding protein → MISLICGENGTGKTKKIIEFANNALKTSKGQIVFIDIRGNSFSNLNREIRFINVKEFSVKGREKFLGFIKGLVAENYDIDKIYVDNLLDITNSTIYDLELIFQDLKEIEDKYQVHFVFSINCNREYLRDFIEENIVSII, encoded by the coding sequence ATGATAAGTTTAATTTGTGGAGAAAATGGAACTGGAAAAACAAAAAAAATAATTGAATTCGCAAACAATGCTTTAAAAACTTCTAAAGGACAAATTGTTTTTATAGATATCAGAGGGAACTCTTTTTCTAATCTAAATAGAGAGATTCGTTTTATAAATGTAAAAGAATTTTCTGTAAAAGGACGAGAAAAATTTTTAGGATTTATCAAAGGTTTAGTTGCAGAAAATTATGATATAGATAAAATTTATGTTGATAATTTATTAGATATTACCAACTCTACTATATATGACCTGGAACTTATCTTTCAAGATCTTAAAGAGATTGAGGATAAGTATCAGGTTCATTTTGTATTTAGTATTAATTGTAATAGAGAGTATTTACGTGATTTTATAGAAGAAAATATTGTGTCTATTATTTAA
- a CDS encoding PrsW family intramembrane metalloprotease, which produces MHISLYLVAILPTIIIAWIIYFHDRYEKEPIGLVLKTFVLGGIIILPTLVIENLFLCMQSFLRIGETFYISFIVSGFTEEFLKRQVVLRVVYKSREFNEKFDGIAYCVYAALGFATIENIMYITNQHALQPLIGIYRGIFSVPAHCLFAITMGYYLSLAKFSKNTFKKNKYLNKSLWVPVIFHGIFNFILLSNIPYLMMLFVPFVIYLWLINIKRLRIYTIDSQRRNKNLRE; this is translated from the coding sequence ATGCATATCAGTTTATATCTTGTAGCCATACTTCCTACTATTATTATTGCATGGATTATTTATTTTCATGATCGATATGAAAAGGAGCCAATAGGGCTTGTATTAAAAACCTTTGTATTAGGAGGAATTATTATTTTACCTACATTAGTTATAGAAAATCTGTTCTTATGCATGCAAAGTTTTTTAAGAATAGGAGAAACTTTTTATATCTCTTTTATTGTATCTGGTTTTACCGAAGAATTTCTAAAAAGGCAAGTAGTATTAAGGGTAGTATATAAAAGTAGAGAATTTAATGAAAAATTTGATGGAATTGCATATTGTGTATATGCTGCTCTTGGATTTGCTACGATTGAAAATATTATGTATATTACCAATCAGCATGCATTACAACCATTAATAGGGATCTATAGAGGAATTTTTTCTGTACCTGCTCATTGCTTATTTGCTATTACTATGGGGTATTATTTATCTTTAGCTAAGTTTTCTAAAAATACTTTTAAAAAGAATAAATATTTAAACAAGTCTCTTTGGGTTCCTGTAATTTTTCATGGAATATTTAATTTTATTTTATTATCAAATATACCATATTTAATGATGTTATTTGTTCCTTTTGTAATTTATTTATGGCTAATTAATATTAAAAGACTGAGAATCTATACTATAGATTCTCAAAGACGAAATAAAAATCTGAGAGAATAG
- a CDS encoding glycine betaine ABC transporter substrate-binding protein, protein MKQKKKLSMLFIGILLIGIFAGCSSGKGNDEFVIMEGTFSEISILGHMAGQLIEEYTDLKVTYHDAMSTVPFAKALESGEVDLGLSYDGTLLTTILGYDPKDIPEGKDLFEWTNEKAKEDKGLMLTGNLGFENTYALAVKKEFAKKHNIKSISDLKPYTKDLVFGAEHEFFDEQGSMRFKPFNQYYGLKWKDSKSMEMSYKYSAIDNGNIDVTMVYTTDGLNVKSNLALLEDDKNFFPQYYGSFLVRDSIYKEFEEKAPNLEKVLTMLNEKIDNEVMTQMNYEADVEGKDPDKIAREFLIKEGLIKE, encoded by the coding sequence ATGAAACAGAAAAAGAAATTATCGATGCTATTCATTGGGATATTATTGATTGGGATTTTTGCTGGATGTAGCAGTGGTAAAGGTAATGATGAATTTGTTATTATGGAAGGAACTTTTTCTGAAATAAGTATCCTTGGTCATATGGCAGGACAATTAATTGAAGAATACACAGATTTAAAAGTTACTTATCATGATGCTATGAGTACGGTGCCTTTTGCTAAAGCATTAGAGTCAGGAGAAGTTGATCTCGGACTTAGTTATGATGGAACACTTTTAACAACTATTTTAGGATATGATCCTAAAGATATTCCCGAAGGGAAAGATCTTTTTGAGTGGACTAATGAAAAGGCAAAAGAGGATAAAGGGCTTATGTTAACTGGTAATCTTGGATTTGAAAATACTTATGCTTTAGCAGTAAAAAAAGAATTTGCGAAAAAACATAATATAAAAAGTATTAGTGATTTGAAGCCTTATACTAAAGATTTAGTGTTTGGCGCAGAACATGAATTTTTTGATGAACAAGGAAGTATGCGTTTTAAACCATTTAACCAATATTATGGATTAAAGTGGAAAGATAGTAAGTCTATGGAGATGTCTTATAAATATTCAGCGATAGATAATGGAAATATCGATGTAACTATGGTTTATACGACTGATGGATTAAATGTAAAATCAAACTTGGCTTTGCTAGAGGATGATAAAAATTTCTTTCCCCAATATTATGGAAGCTTTTTAGTAAGGGATAGTATCTATAAAGAATTTGAAGAGAAAGCACCAAATCTTGAGAAAGTATTGACTATGCTAAATGAGAAGATTGATAATGAAGTTATGACACAAATGAATTATGAAGCAGACGTAGAAGGGAAAGATCCTGATAAAATTGCTAGAGAATTTTTGATAAAAGAAGGTTTGATAAAAGAATAA
- a CDS encoding YmaF family protein, whose product MEKKRSITYHNHYIRANTTFDKNHYHSFHDKSKKIISTNEDHIHYIQSKTFCDNEHIHYMVCFTGPAIYCEKGHYHCYWGVTSFNDQHTHLFNGYTSIE is encoded by the coding sequence ATGGAGAAAAAAAGATCCATTACTTATCATAACCACTATATACGAGCAAATACTACCTTTGATAAAAATCATTATCATTCTTTTCATGATAAATCAAAAAAAATAATCTCTACCAATGAAGACCATATTCATTACATTCAATCTAAAACATTTTGTGATAATGAACATATCCACTATATGGTTTGTTTTACAGGGCCAGCTATTTATTGTGAAAAAGGACATTATCATTGTTATTGGGGAGTTACTTCTTTTAATGACCAACATACTCATTTATTCAATGGCTACACATCTATTGAATAA
- a CDS encoding RluA family pseudouridine synthase: MREIKITKNEAQQRMDRFLKKYMPEANTGFIYKMLRKKRIKLNGVRANPSDLLKVGDSIQMYLGEDTLKNLKGNQQIAMIKGKIDIIYEDKNLLLVNKPKGLLVHGDDKEKIDTLINRVYYYLNKKGFFNPLKENTFSPACCNRLDRNTSGIVIIAKNYPSLQMINEMIRKNKIQKKYIALVKGKITQKKEIKGYLVKEIKNNTVKIFSEKKKGAKFIHTRYQPLKYNEDFTLLEIDLVTGRSHQIRAHLASEGFPIVGDWKYGNFKVNKKFFQLNSQFLHAYLVHFTDCPKELSYLEGKIFKADLSKNLKEIIQFFSWEDF, translated from the coding sequence ATGAGAGAAATTAAAATAACGAAAAATGAAGCACAACAAAGAATGGATCGATTTTTAAAAAAATATATGCCTGAAGCTAATACAGGATTTATTTATAAAATGTTACGTAAAAAAAGGATTAAATTGAATGGAGTAAGGGCTAATCCTAGTGACTTATTAAAAGTAGGAGATAGTATTCAGATGTATCTTGGAGAAGATACGCTTAAAAATTTAAAAGGGAATCAACAAATCGCTATGATAAAAGGAAAGATTGATATAATTTATGAAGATAAAAATCTTCTTTTAGTGAATAAGCCAAAAGGATTATTGGTACATGGAGATGATAAGGAAAAAATAGATACTCTTATTAATCGAGTGTATTATTATTTAAATAAGAAAGGATTTTTTAATCCTTTAAAAGAAAATACTTTTTCTCCAGCTTGCTGTAATCGCCTTGATAGAAATACATCTGGTATTGTGATTATTGCCAAAAATTATCCATCTTTACAAATGATTAATGAAATGATTCGTAAAAATAAAATTCAAAAAAAATATATTGCTTTAGTAAAAGGAAAGATAACCCAAAAAAAAGAGATAAAAGGATATTTGGTAAAGGAGATAAAAAATAATACTGTAAAGATTTTTTCTGAGAAAAAAAAAGGAGCAAAGTTTATTCATACAAGATATCAACCTTTAAAATACAATGAAGATTTTACTTTATTAGAAATTGATCTTGTGACAGGGCGTTCTCATCAAATACGAGCTCATCTTGCAAGTGAAGGGTTTCCGATTGTAGGAGATTGGAAATACGGAAATTTTAAAGTAAATAAGAAATTTTTTCAATTAAATTCTCAATTTTTACATGCTTATTTAGTTCATTTTACAGATTGCCCCAAAGAATTATCTTACCTTGAAGGGAAAATTTTTAAGGCAGATTTATCAAAGAATTTAAAAGAAATCATTCAATTTTTTTCCTGGGAGGATTTTTAA